The following proteins come from a genomic window of Candidatus Obscuribacter sp.:
- a CDS encoding matrixin family metalloprotease: MPLKVYISQGLTLDSLLDPQLGAPYTNIDNLAGWPGLVASVVQNQKQWRSLNRAEGFLPGHYQAALEGIGAWKVFQNEGIISYDLTSDPQEADIYVFFTKQFVDKLGMALFANDIRGYTSKTNFSYKAVMSGAKANFKPVVIILRTTDAHGAPMTLGRMKAAATHEFGHALGIEGHSTNPQDLMSMYYGRGVISPNDAATLRYLYRLQPDLIP; this comes from the coding sequence ATGCCCCTTAAGGTTTATATCAGCCAGGGACTGACTCTCGACAGCCTGCTCGATCCGCAACTGGGCGCCCCTTATACCAATATCGACAACCTGGCAGGTTGGCCTGGGCTTGTTGCCTCAGTTGTGCAAAACCAAAAACAATGGCGCTCTCTCAACCGAGCCGAAGGTTTTTTACCGGGTCACTATCAAGCCGCACTTGAGGGTATTGGCGCCTGGAAAGTATTTCAAAACGAAGGAATTATCAGCTACGACCTGACAAGCGATCCCCAGGAAGCAGATATTTACGTGTTTTTTACCAAACAATTCGTAGATAAATTAGGCATGGCGCTTTTTGCCAATGACATTAGGGGCTATACCTCCAAAACAAACTTTAGCTACAAAGCAGTTATGTCTGGCGCCAAAGCGAATTTCAAACCAGTGGTAATTATTTTGCGCACCACAGACGCTCATGGTGCTCCCATGACCCTGGGCCGCATGAAAGCAGCTGCCACCCATGAATTTGGTCATGCCCTGGGCATTGAAGGACACAGCACCAACCCTCAAGACTTGATGAGTATGTATTATGGACGCGGTGTAATCTCACCAAATGATGCCGCCACGCTCCGCTACCTATACCGTTTACAGCCTGACTTGATTCCCTGA
- a CDS encoding metallophosphoesterase encodes MQTKIAWYLLTLLFKELRKRSSQKSKLKAVLPKKKNSTAKVIGWSVSALGLAGLALFLYGTKVEPRRYRLERLTVYTGSDEGTADPLTTSLKILHISDLHIGGHDLEKVRFIQKITDDDYDLVILTGDVFEFNDGIKYGESLLTRKPRLGAYAVMGNHDYYDYTILNKTLGRVIKKLRHPPAKKDVTPHCQALAKAGFKVLFNECEYIENANLFLVGIDYPGIKKEELDVLMTKAPAHALKLALFHLPRRLDAIVDAGFDLAFGGHTHGGQIRLPGYGALITDSELPRGEASGLIKKGGTAFHISRGLGADPRSNIRLFCPPAATVIDLVHAPGLDFSPGTDVHQRKWAAAKPV; translated from the coding sequence ATGCAAACAAAAATTGCCTGGTACCTTTTGACTTTGCTCTTTAAGGAGCTGCGCAAGCGCTCCAGCCAGAAGAGTAAGCTCAAAGCTGTCTTGCCTAAAAAGAAAAACTCAACAGCTAAAGTCATAGGCTGGTCAGTATCTGCCCTGGGCCTGGCTGGTCTGGCATTGTTTTTATATGGCACAAAAGTTGAGCCGAGACGTTATCGTCTTGAGCGTCTGACAGTCTATACAGGCTCCGATGAGGGTACAGCAGATCCCCTCACAACCAGTCTCAAGATTTTGCATATCTCGGATCTGCATATAGGCGGTCATGACCTCGAAAAAGTCCGCTTTATCCAAAAGATAACTGATGATGACTATGATCTGGTTATTTTGACCGGTGATGTTTTTGAGTTTAACGATGGTATCAAATATGGTGAGTCGCTTTTGACGCGTAAACCAAGGTTGGGTGCTTATGCGGTTATGGGTAATCATGACTATTATGATTACACTATCCTCAACAAGACTCTTGGTCGTGTAATCAAAAAGCTCAGACATCCGCCAGCTAAAAAAGATGTGACACCGCACTGTCAGGCTCTGGCCAAGGCTGGATTTAAGGTGCTCTTTAATGAGTGCGAATATATCGAGAACGCTAATCTATTTTTAGTCGGTATCGATTATCCCGGCATCAAAAAAGAAGAGCTTGACGTGCTTATGACAAAAGCTCCTGCCCATGCTCTTAAACTGGCGCTCTTCCATTTGCCAAGGCGTCTGGATGCCATTGTCGATGCTGGTTTTGACCTGGCCTTTGGTGGACATACCCATGGTGGACAAATCCGCTTACCAGGCTATGGAGCTCTCATTACTGATTCTGAGCTACCCCGTGGCGAAGCCAGTGGTTTAATCAAAAAGGGTGGTACGGCCTTTCATATTAGCCGCGGACTGGGCGCCGATCCTCGCAGCAATATCCGTTTGTTTTGTCCACCAGCTGCTACCGTTATCGATTTGGTCCACGCCCCTGGATTGGACTTTTCTCCCGGTACTGACGTTCATCAAAGAAAGTGGGCGGCCGCGAAACCGGTATAA
- a CDS encoding biotin transporter BioY, with protein sequence MTLLSVIVLFLAAFTAIEVPIASQRNISAFAFNKVQIAVDYLPAQAQSRVKGFFPVLNQPRPDYRTTFYSPLAPAAVFVGYVLGPLQGLLACLAFLILGLIGPYVGIHPFANGGGLGYLHEPGFGYLLALMPTAWVSGMITRGRRTTVSQSLAVFAGLTVTHLTGLMFLFGSVLVSYLVNGNSAALAWQPWVFELARNMTWYPVPYDILSALALIGLGFPFRWLSNTLVAPDSASKAPATVKEREFVTVDAFDEYERNLV encoded by the coding sequence TTGACTCTGCTATCCGTAATCGTGCTGTTTTTAGCTGCTTTTACTGCCATCGAAGTGCCGATTGCTTCGCAGCGCAATATCTCCGCTTTTGCCTTTAACAAAGTGCAGATTGCAGTGGATTATTTGCCCGCTCAGGCTCAAAGCCGCGTCAAAGGCTTCTTTCCGGTTTTAAATCAGCCTCGTCCTGATTACCGTACAACCTTTTATTCACCCTTAGCTCCCGCTGCTGTTTTTGTCGGCTATGTACTGGGACCACTACAGGGTCTTCTGGCGTGCCTGGCCTTTCTCATTTTGGGTTTGATTGGTCCTTATGTCGGTATTCATCCATTTGCCAATGGCGGCGGTCTGGGCTATCTGCATGAGCCTGGTTTTGGTTATCTTTTGGCTTTGATGCCCACTGCCTGGGTCAGTGGCATGATTACTCGCGGCAGACGCACAACTGTTAGTCAGAGTCTGGCTGTTTTTGCCGGTCTGACTGTCACCCACCTGACCGGTTTGATGTTTCTTTTTGGCTCAGTACTGGTCTCGTATCTGGTCAACGGCAACTCGGCAGCTCTGGCCTGGCAGCCCTGGGTATTTGAGTTGGCGCGCAATATGACCTGGTATCCAGTACCATACGACATCCTTTCGGCTCTGGCCTTGATTGGCTTAGGCTTTCCCTTCCGCTGGCTCAGTAACACTCTTGTTGCTCCAGATAGTGCAAGCAAAGCACCAGCCACTGTCAAAGAGCGTGAGTTTGTCACTGTGGATGCTTTTGACGAGTATGAGCGCAACCTGGTTTAA
- the rimI gene encoding ribosomal protein S18-alanine N-acetyltransferase, which yields MDIEPVAFGSHHWTRQSFMNELINPAGYYYAARENGSERVLGYSGFWLIGEEAHVTTLAVHPDYRRLYVGERLLINDLIQARKVGADWVTLEVRVSNDSAQRLYGKYTFRSLGIRRHYYQDNDEDAIVLWTEKLTSDAFVSTFKKRLKEKGIIYPNLEELFSPPDLQAELVQNASKEDIA from the coding sequence ATGGATATCGAGCCGGTGGCTTTTGGATCGCATCACTGGACGCGTCAGTCCTTTATGAATGAACTTATAAATCCGGCTGGCTATTACTATGCCGCCCGTGAAAATGGCAGTGAGAGAGTCCTTGGTTATTCAGGATTTTGGCTCATTGGCGAGGAAGCCCATGTGACAACACTGGCTGTACATCCTGATTACAGACGATTGTATGTGGGCGAGCGTCTGCTCATCAATGACCTGATACAGGCGCGTAAAGTAGGCGCAGACTGGGTCACACTCGAAGTAAGAGTCTCCAATGACTCGGCTCAGCGGCTTTATGGCAAATACACTTTTAGAAGTCTTGGTATAAGACGCCATTACTATCAAGATAACGACGAAGACGCCATTGTGCTCTGGACCGAAAAACTAACATCGGATGCTTTTGTTAGTACTTTTAAGAAGCGATTGAAAGAAAAGGGAATCATTTACCCGAATTTAGAAGAGCTGTTTAGCCCGCCTGATTTACAAGCTGAGCTGGTGCAAAACGCATCTAAAGAAGATATAGCCTAG
- the tsaB gene encoding tRNA (adenosine(37)-N6)-threonylcarbamoyltransferase complex dimerization subunit type 1 TsaB: MSQLILSFECSGRELTVALLRGAKGTGEIIASARIDFEFDGPLPVFAGINDGASAATPAIEDAALKTPVEAGSAALKRANNKKTPKKNAGKAKDRQGSVSFLIPLIDKLLKDCQIARRDLTAIAVGIGPGGFTGVRVAVVTARTLAQIFKLPLVGINCLEAACYSSVINTGATAATALVKVASTSHCYLAIYQPEPTALPGIVQLKALVPPAYLNYGEAFKLLVSPKFEHCQVAIESGVKEHFDQLVSNGQDVTELDSAAYLRFAQDIPVNNMAEIQAKLALVRLSLSESAAIYSYEQVEPLYLRGASVTLKKGDAVERVESH; the protein is encoded by the coding sequence ATGTCCCAGCTGATCTTATCTTTTGAGTGCAGTGGACGTGAACTGACGGTGGCGCTTTTGCGCGGGGCAAAAGGTACTGGTGAGATAATCGCTAGCGCTCGCATTGATTTTGAGTTTGATGGACCGCTGCCTGTTTTTGCTGGTATCAATGACGGTGCCAGCGCTGCCACTCCCGCTATTGAGGATGCTGCCCTTAAGACCCCTGTAGAGGCTGGCAGTGCGGCTCTCAAGAGAGCTAATAACAAAAAAACACCCAAAAAAAACGCTGGTAAGGCCAAGGACAGACAGGGATCTGTTAGCTTTTTGATACCGCTTATAGATAAGTTGCTCAAAGATTGCCAGATTGCCAGACGTGATTTGACCGCTATAGCTGTTGGTATTGGACCGGGTGGTTTTACTGGAGTGAGAGTGGCTGTAGTGACCGCTCGCACCCTGGCTCAGATTTTTAAATTGCCCCTTGTGGGCATCAATTGTCTGGAAGCAGCTTGCTACTCCAGTGTGATAAATACAGGTGCTACCGCTGCCACAGCACTTGTTAAAGTGGCCAGCACCAGCCACTGCTATCTGGCTATTTATCAACCAGAGCCAACTGCTTTGCCTGGTATCGTGCAGTTAAAAGCCCTTGTACCACCAGCTTATCTTAACTATGGTGAAGCCTTTAAGTTACTTGTAAGCCCGAAGTTTGAGCACTGCCAAGTCGCTATCGAAAGCGGTGTAAAAGAGCACTTTGACCAGCTGGTAAGTAACGGGCAGGATGTTACTGAGCTTGATAGTGCTGCTTACTTGCGCTTTGCTCAAGACATTCCTGTAAATAATATGGCCGAAATTCAAGCCAAACTAGCATTAGTTAGGTTATCTTTGAGCGAGAGTGCCGCGATTTATAGCTATGAGCAAGTCGAGCCACTTTATTTGCGTGGTGCGTCAGTAACGTTAAAAAAAGGCGATGCGGTCGAAAGAGTCGAAAGTCATTGA